A region from the Lycium barbarum isolate Lr01 chromosome 8, ASM1917538v2, whole genome shotgun sequence genome encodes:
- the LOC132607216 gene encoding NDR1/HIN1-like protein 10, with translation MPEPNLNGAYYGPSIPPPTKTYHRSRGGSSCNPCSCLFNCLCTCICQIIFTLLIIIGVIALVLWLVLRPNKVKFYVTDATLTQFDMSTTNNTLYYDLALNMAVRNPNKRVGIYYDSIEARAMYQGQRFASQNLEPFYQGHKNTSTLHPVFKGQSLVLLGDREKSNFNNEKNSGVYEMEVKLYMRIRLKAGWIKTHKIKPKIECDFKVPLESNGRSSSANFEETRCHLDW, from the coding sequence ATGCCAGAACCCAACTTGAACGGAGCCTATTATGGCCCCTCTATTCCACCACCAACCAAAACCTACCACCGTAGCCGCGGTGGTAGTAGTTGCAACCCATGTAGTTGTCTCTTCAACTGCCTTTGCACTTGCATCTGCCAAATAATCTTCACCCTTCTCATCATCATTGGAGTCATCGCGTTAGTCCTCTGGCTCGTCCTACGTCCTAACAAAGTCAAATTCTACGTGACAGATGCCACGTTGACACAATTCGATATGTCCACTACAAACAACACCCTTTACTACGATCTTGCTCTCAACATGGCTGTTAGAAATCCCAACAAGCGAGTTGGGATTTACTACGATTCGATTGAAGCCAGAGCTATGTATCAAGGTCAGAGATTTGCTAGTCAAAATTTGGAACCATTTTATCAGGGTCATAAAAATACTAGCACTTTGCATCCAGTGTTTAAAGGACAGAGTTTGGTACTATTGGGAGACAGAGAGAAATCAAATTTCAATAATGAGAAGAATTCAGGAGTTTATGAGATGGAAGTGAAGCTTTATATGCGTATAAGGTTAAAGGCTGGTTGGATTAAAACGCATAAAATTAAGCCCAAAATAGAGTGTGATTTTAAGGTTCCTCTCGAGTCTAATGGAAGATCATCATCTGCTAATTTTGAGGAAACTAGGTGCCATCTTGATTGGTAG
- the LOC132607217 gene encoding NDR1/HIN1-like protein 10 gives MPEQHLNGAYYGPSIPPPSKSYHRRGSSCNPCSCLFGCLCKIILTIIIILGVIALVVWLVLRPNKVKFYVTDATLTQFDLSTTNNTLYYDFALNMTVRNPNKRIGIYYDSIEARAMYQGERFASQNLEPFYQGHKNTSTLSPVFKGQSLVLLGDREKSNYNNEKNSGIYEMEVKLYMRIRLKAGRIKTHKIKPKIECDFKVPLDSSGRSSTNFESKRCHLDW, from the coding sequence ATGCCAGAACAACATTTGAACGGAGCCTATTATGGTCCGTCCATTCCACCACCATCCAAATCCTATCACCGCCGTGGCAGTAGTTGCAACCCATGTAGCTGTCTCTTTGGCTGCCTATGCAAAATAATCTTAACCATTATCATCATCCTTGGAGTTATTGCATTAGTCGTCTGGCTCGTCCTACGTCCTAACAAGGTCAAATTTTACGTGACAGATGCCACGTTGACACAATTCGATTTGTCCACCACAAACAACACCCTTTACTATGATTTTGCTCTCAACATGACTGTTAGAAACCCCAACAAGCGAATTGGGATTTACTACGATTCGATTGAAGCTAGAGCTATGTATCAAGGGGAGAGATTTGCTAGTCAAAATTTGGAACCGTTTTATCAGGGTCATAAAAATACTAGCACTTTGAGTCCAGTGTTTAAAGGACAGAGTTTGGTTCTATTGGGAGACAGAGAGAAATCGAATTACAATAATGAGAAGAATTCAGGTATTTATGAGATGGAAGTCAAACTTTATATGCGTATAAGGCTAAAGGCTGGTCGGATTAAAACACACAAAATTAAGCCCAAAATTGAATGTGATTTCAAGGTTCCTCTGGATTCTAGTGGCAGATCTTCTACTAATTTTGAGTCAAAAAGATGCCATCTTGATTGGTAG